The Helianthus annuus cultivar XRQ/B chromosome 16, HanXRQr2.0-SUNRISE, whole genome shotgun sequence genome includes a window with the following:
- the LOC118488367 gene encoding glutamine synthetase nodule isozyme-like produces MSLLSHLINLNVPTEKIIAEYIWIGGSSGMDLRSKARTLPGPVDDPSKLPTWNYDGSSTNQALGEDSEVILYPQAIYKDPFRRGNNILVMCDSRTPKGEPIPSNTRHNAAKIFTHSDVVAEEPWFGIEQEYTLLQKDVNWPLGWPIGGYPRPQGPYYCGTGADKAFGRDIVDAHYKACLYAGINISGVNGEVMPGQWEFQVGPCVGISAGDQVWVARYILERITEMAGVVLSFDPKPVPGDWNGAGAHVNYSTKTMRADEGYQDIKKAIEKLGKRHKEHIVAYGEGNERRLTGKHETADMSNFSWGVANRGASVRVGRETEKAKKGYFEDRRPSSNMDPYVVTSMIAETTIIWKP; encoded by the exons ATGTCTCTTCTTTCACATCTCATCAACCTCAATGTCCCTACAGAGAAGATCATTGCTGAATACATATG GATTGGTGGATCATCTGGTATGGACCTAAGAAGCAAAGCCAGG ACCCTTCCTGGACCTGTTGATGATCCTTCAAAGCTACCAACATGGAATTATGATGGATCAAGTACCAATCAAGCTCTTGGAGAGGACAGTGAAGTCATTCTATA TCCTCAAGCAATATATAAAGATCCATTTAGGAGAGGCAACAACATTCTT gtGATGTGTGATTCGCGCACACCAAAAGGAGAACCTATCCCTAGCAATACGCGTCACAATGCCGCAAAAATATTTACCCATTCTGATGTCGTTGCAGAAGAACCATG GTTTGGTATAGAGCAGGAGTACACTTTGCTACAAAAAGATGTGAACTGGCCGCTAGGATGGCCTATTGGAGGGTACCCTCGACCACAA GGGCCATACTATTGTGGTACTGGTGCCGATAAGGCATTTGGTCGGGACATTGTTGATGCACATTACAAGGCTTGTCTATATGCCGGTATTAATATCAGTGGCGTCAATGGCGAAGTTATGCCCGGCCag TGGGAATTTCAAGTTGGCCCGTGTGTTGGCATTTCTGCTGGTGATCAAGTTTGGGTGGCTCGTTACATTTTAGAG AGGATAACAGAGATGGCCGGAGTGGTTCTTTCTTTCGACCCGAAACCTGTTCCTGGTGATTGGAATGGAGCGGGTGCTCACGTGAACTATAG TACAAAGACAATGAGAGCCGATGAAGGTTATCAGGATATAAAAAAGGCAATTGAAAAGCTTGGGAAAAGGCATAAGGAACATATTGTTGCGTATGGCGAAGGCAATGAACGTCGACTAACCGGGAAACATGAAACCGCTGATATGAGTAACTTCTCATGG GGTGTCGCAAATCGTGGGGCATCCGTTAGGGTTGGAAGAGAGACGGAGAAAGCGAAAAAAGGTTATTTCGAGGACAGGAGGCCATCATCGAATATGGATCCTTATGTCGTGACTTCAATGATTGCTGAGACAACCATCATTTGGAAACCTTAA
- the LOC110915007 gene encoding phytochrome-associated serine/threonine-protein phosphatase, translating into MDLDLWISKVKEGQHLSEDELQLLCEYVKDILIEESNVQPVNSPVTVCGDIHGQFHDLMKLFQTGGHVPETNYIFMGDFVDRGYNSLEVFTILLLLKARYPANITLLRGNHESRQLTQVYGFYDECQRKYGNANAWRYCTDVFDYLTLSAIIDGTVLCVHGGLSPDVRTVDQIRVIERNCEIPHEGPFCDLMWSDPEDIETWAVSPRGAGWLFGSRVTSEFNHINKLDLVCRAHQLVQEGLKYMFQDKGLVTVWSAPNYCYRCGNVASILSFSETMEREVKFFTETEENNQMRGPRTGVPYFL; encoded by the exons GTAAAAGATATCTTGATCGAGGAGTCAAATGTTCAGCCAGTCAATAGCCCAGTTACTGTTTGTGGTGATATTCATGGTCAGTTTCATGATCTAATGAAGCTTTTTCAGACTGGAGGTCATGTACCAGAGACAAATTACATTTTTATg GGGGATTTTGTTGATCGTGGTTACAACAGTTTGGAAGTTTTCACAATACTTTTGCTTCTAAAAGCAAG ATACCCTGCAAACATTACTCTTCTCCGTGGCAACCATGAAAGCAGGCAATTAACGCAG GTCTATGGGTTCTATGATGAATGCCAAAGAAAGTATGGGAATGCTAATGCATGGAGATATTGCACAGACGTTTTTGATTATCTAACGTTGTCAGCTATAATAGATGGAACC GTATTATGTGTCCATGGTGGCCTCTCACCCGACGTTAGGACTGTTGATCAG ATTAGAGTTATTGAACGGAACTGTGAGATCCCGCATGAAGGACCGTTTTGTGATCTGATGTGGAGTGACCCTGAAGACATTGAAACGTGGGCCGTGAGTCCTCGTGGAGCCGGATGGCTTTTTGGATCCAGAGTTACATCTGAG TTCAACCACATCAACAAGCTTGATTTGGTATGCCGGGCCCACCAACTTGTCCAAGAAGGTTTAAAGTATATGTTTCAAGATAAAGGACTTGTAACT GTTTGGTCTGCACCAAACTACTGTTATCGTTGTGGCAATGTGGCTTCAATATTGAGCTTCAGCGAGACTATG GAGAGAGAGGTAAAGTTCTTCACGGAAACCGAGGAAAACAATCAGATGAGAGGTCCAAGAACAGGGGTACCTTATTTTTTGTGA